GCGTGGTTCGCCCCCCACCTGGCCTTCCGCTTCCCCGAAATCGGCGCGATCTCGCTGCTGGGCATGACGGTCGAACTGCGCCATGCGCTGGAACCCTGGCACACCCTGGCCGAGGAACCGGGCTCGGGCGGCACCGTCCGCTATGTCGACAGCTCCGCCGAACGGGTGCAGGTCCAGGTTACGGGCTGGGTGGACGAACGCTACGTCCTGGCCTGCAACGGCGTGGGCGTTCCCCTGACCCGGACGGAACGGCAGGGCGAATATGTCGGCGGCGTGCGCTTCAAGGCGTGGAATCCCCCCAGCGCCCTGCATCCCACCGTGGGCGTGCAGTCGCCGCTGGTCTTCGACGTCTACGATAGCTGGACGGGGCGCAGCCTGGGCGGCCTGACCTATCATGTCGCCCATCCGGGCGGCCGCAATTACGAAACCCGCCCGGTGAACGCGAACGAGGCCGAGGCCCGGCGCCGCACGCGCTTCTTCCCCTTCGGCCACACGGTGGGGGCGATGGCGGCGCCGGCGCTCCGGCGCTCGCTGGAACAGCCGCGCACGCTGGACCTGCGCCGCTTTCCCTGACCGTTCCCGCTGACCGTTCTCTCTGCGGCGCGGCTCGACCGGGGCCGCAGGGGGAACGGCGGCCGTGCCGCAGGCGTTAGTCCGGACTGTGAAACAACGTCCCGGAGGCCCCCGCCGTGAAGCTGTTCGCCTGCCAGTCCTGCGACCAGACCCTCTTCTTCGAGAACACGATGTGCGAACGCTGCCATCATGTCCTCGGCTATCTGGCGGATTGCGACGACCTCAGCGCCCTGGAACCGGCCGAGGATGCGGACGCGGACCAGGATACGGCCACGCGCCTGTGGCGCCCCCTGGCGGCCGGCGCGGCCGGCGGGCTCTACCGGTTCTGCGTCAATGCCGAACACGGCGTGTGCAACTGGCTGGTGCCCGATGGCGGCGACGCCTTCTGCATCGCCTGCCGCCATAACCGGGTGATCCCCGACCTGTCGATCGAGGGCAACGGCGAACGCTGGCGCCGCCTGGAAACGGCCAAGCACCGGCTGATCTACACGCTGCTGCGCCTGAACCTGCCGGTGAAGACCCGCCAGGAGGACCCGCAGGGCGGCCTGGCCTTCGATTTCCTGGAGGACGCGCCGGACGGGACCCACGCGATGACGGGCCATCAGGACGGCGTCGTCACCATCGCGGTGCGCGAGGCCGACGATGCCGCGCGCGAGACGATGCGCGTGGAAATGGGCGAGCATTACCGCACCCTGCTGGGCCATTTCCGGCACGAGGTCGGGCATTATTACTGGAACGTCCTGGTGCGCGACGGCGGACGGCTGGAAGAATGCCGGGCGGTGTTCGGCGACGACACCGCCGATTACCAGGCGGCGCTGCGGCACCATTACGACTCCGGGCCGCCCCCGGGCTGGCAGGATCTTTACGTCAGCGAATACGCCACCACCCACCCGTGGGAGGATTTCGCCGAGACCTGGGCGCACTACCTGCACATCGTCGCCACGCTGGAAACGGCGCGGGCCTACGGCCTGTCGGTCGACGTGCGGGTGTCCCACGATCCCTCGCTGCAGACCGACATCGGCTTCGACCCCTATGAAGTCGATT
This genomic stretch from Gluconacetobacter diazotrophicus PA1 5 harbors:
- a CDS encoding zinc-binding metallopeptidase family protein produces the protein MKLFACQSCDQTLFFENTMCERCHHVLGYLADCDDLSALEPAEDADADQDTATRLWRPLAAGAAGGLYRFCVNAEHGVCNWLVPDGGDAFCIACRHNRVIPDLSIEGNGERWRRLETAKHRLIYTLLRLNLPVKTRQEDPQGGLAFDFLEDAPDGTHAMTGHQDGVVTIAVREADDAARETMRVEMGEHYRTLLGHFRHEVGHYYWNVLVRDGGRLEECRAVFGDDTADYQAALRHHYDSGPPPGWQDLYVSEYATTHPWEDFAETWAHYLHIVATLETARAYGLSVDVRVSHDPSLQTDIGFDPYEVDSFAPIARAWLPLTYAVNSLNRSMGQGDFYPFVLPPAVLEKLAFIHALVHGARTA